AATCATCAATATTCAGCTGCCGCGTTTCGGGGCGCTCTGCCATGATCTGCAATGTCGGTTCGTCACCCTTGATCCAGGCAACGCGCACCAGATCAAAACCCAGCGCCTTGGCTTCGGGTTCAATCAGGGTGCTCAACTGTTCAAGATCAGGCATGTCGTTCCAGAATTATATGCAACAAATGAAATGGCGGAGAGCGCCGGCCCCTTTCGGCGCCAGCCCCTTCAGTGTCTAACAATGTCGGGATAAAGCCCAACTAGGCGCATGATCGACAAAATGCAAGGGGGAGTTGCGACGGCGATAGTCGATACCCATTTTCCTGTTCAGGATGTTTCCAAGGAGAGTTTGTCAATGAACCGCATCACCCTTCTCGCGGCTTCGGCCCTGTTCGCAGCGGCATGCAGCCCGGCGCCTGTCAACGCGATCGAAAAATCGTCGGACTTACCGTTTGATGTCAGCGTACAAGCCGATTTCGATGAGCCCTGGGCGATGACATTCGTTCCGGGCACGGCCTATGCACTAATCACCGAGAAAAAAGGCAAGCTGCTTCTTTGGCAACCCGATGGCCTGATCGCCGAAGTCGGCGGGGTCCCCGCGGTTGATTATGGCGGCCAGGGCGGGCTTGGCGACATCATCCTCGCCCCGGATTATGCAAAGACCGGTCATGTCTATCTGAGCTGGGTAGAGGCTGGTGAAAATGACACGCGCGGTGCCGTAGTCGGCATGGCCAAGCTTGACGTAAAGAGCGATAAACCCGCGCTGTCAGACCTGAAAATCATCTGGAAACAAAATCCGAAGGTCACCGGCCGCGGCCATTATGGCCATCGCCTCGCCTTTTCGCCCGACGGCAAATATCTTTTTATCGCATCGGGTGAGCGTCAGAAATTCGATCCGGCGCAGGATATGAACGGCAATCTGGGCAAGGTGCTGCGACTCTACCCCGATGGGTCGGTTCCGAAAGACAATCCCTTTTACGA
This portion of the Sphingobium sp. genome encodes:
- a CDS encoding PQQ-dependent sugar dehydrogenase translates to MNRITLLAASALFAAACSPAPVNAIEKSSDLPFDVSVQADFDEPWAMTFVPGTAYALITEKKGKLLLWQPDGLIAEVGGVPAVDYGGQGGLGDIILAPDYAKTGHVYLSWVEAGENDTRGAVVGMAKLDVKSDKPALSDLKIIWKQNPKVTGRGHYGHRLAFSPDGKYLFIASGERQKFDPAQDMNGNLGKVLRLYPDGSVPKDNPFYDAANPVKSEIWSLGHRNPLGLAFDNKGQLWNQEMGPAHGDELNLVKKGANYGYPKVSNGDHYDGKIIPDHAPGDGFEAPAVYWNPAISPAGLMFYDGKLFPAWKNSMFIGGLSAKSLVRVQIKGNKAEKADEWDMGARIREIEQGPDGAVWILEDGIRGSQGRLLKLTPKK